The window TCCTCTATTCTGTTGGGTTGATGTACCTATTTAGTGATTTGAAAATATTAAAGTTAGATTCGCAGTTTTGAACCCATCTTTTGATAAACTTAGTTTCCATTTTACATCCTTCAATTTTCGAGCTTCAAGAACCGTGCATTGATAGCTACAATAACAGTACTTAGCGACATCAGAATGGCTCCCACGGCAGGACTTAATATAATGCCCCAGGCAAACAGTACTCCGGCAGCCAGAGGAATGGCTCCGATATTATACCCGGAAGCCCACCACAGGTTTTGCACCATTTTTCTGTAGGTAGATTTTGAGAGCTTAATTAATGCCGTTACATCTTCAGGGTTATCTTTTACCAGTACGATATCGCCGGTCTCAACGGCTACATCAGAACCGGCCCCGATAGCAATGCCTACATCAGCCTGCGCAAGTGCGGGTGCATCGTTGACGCCGTCTCCGGTCATGGCCACAAGTTTTCCTTGCCCCTGAACTTCCTTCACCTTATCGGCTTTTTCATCCGGCAGCACTTCAGCAAACACCTGATCTATGCCTAATTCCCCGGCTACATAATCGGCCGTTTGTTGATTGTCGCCCGTCAGCATGATGCACTCAATACCCATTTTGTGCAGTGCATCAATCGCATTCTTAGACGACTCTCGAATTTGATCTCCCAAAGCAATCGCTCCGGTCAATTGATCTTCGATGATCACAAAAACGACCGTTTTTCCCTGAGATGATACTTTTTCAACTTCAGCTTTTGGGTATTCCATTTCCTGCTCCCGAATATATCCGGGGCTTACTACTTTCACCGACTTTCCATTTACCTTGCCTTCAATTCCCTTTCCGGTGATGGAATTAAACTCATCCGGCTCCCAGGTTTCGCCGGCTTTTTCGAGGATTCCTTTAGCAAGTGGATGTTCAGAGTTTTTCTCCAGCGAAGCTGCATATTTAAGTATCTCTTCATCGGAGTGATCATCCCCAAAATTCAGAATATTGGTTACCGTAAAGGTTCCTTCGGTCAGCGTACCGGTTTTATCGAATATGATGGAATCCAAGTTTCTTGCCTGCTCAAAAGCAGACCGATTGCGTATAAGAAATCCATTGGTCGCAGCAATACTTGTTGAGCGGGAAACAACCAAAGGAATGGCCAGGCCCAAAGCGTGCGGACAGGTAATCACCATGACCGCTACGGTTCGGTTCATGGCAAAGTCAAAGCTTTGTCCCGTAAAAAAGATCCAGGCTCCAAAGGTTATCAGGCCGGCTGTAATGGCAACAATAGTCAGCCAAAAAGCAGCCCGATTGGCTAAATCCTGGGTACGAGACTTACTTTCCTGTGCTTCTCTTACCAGGCTAATAACCTGAGATAAGAATGAATCGTCCCCGGTTTTAGAAATTTGTATAGTAAGAGAGCCTTTTTCATTTACAGAACCGCCAATGACCTCATCATCTTTTTGCTTACTAACCGGCTTGGACTCTCCGGTAAGCATGGCTTCATTCACACTGGACTCACCTTTAACCACAATCCCATCGGCCGGCACTTTCTCACCTGGTTTGATGAGGACTTTGTCACCCTGCTGTAACTCTTCCACAGGGACGTCTTCCGTGGAGCCGTCTTCATTCACGCGATGGGCTTCACCCGGTATGAGAGCTGCCAGTTCTTCCAGGGCTGACGAGGCGCTCATCACAGAGCGCATTTCTATCCAATGCCCCAGCAGCATAATTCCGACCAGGGTTGAAAGCTCCCAGTAGAGCAGGTCGCCTTCAAAGCCAAAGACCACAGCCGTGCTATAGAGATAGGCGATAGAAATAGCAAGGCCGATGAGTGTCATCATTCCCGGCTGCTTTTTCTTAAGCTCATCAAT of the Gracilimonas sediminicola genome contains:
- a CDS encoding heavy metal translocating P-type ATPase, translated to MDHQHHNHIDHNHEGHNHSEHSKDKEQNHDHDGHEGHSHHEHHKMMVQDFKFRFWWVLALTIPIMALSPMIQDFLGVDWRFTGDSWILAALSTVVYFFGGWPFLTGLIDELKKKQPGMMTLIGLAISIAYLYSTAVVFGFEGDLLYWELSTLVGIMLLGHWIEMRSVMSASSALEELAALIPGEAHRVNEDGSTEDVPVEELQQGDKVLIKPGEKVPADGIVVKGESSVNEAMLTGESKPVSKQKDDEVIGGSVNEKGSLTIQISKTGDDSFLSQVISLVREAQESKSRTQDLANRAAFWLTIVAITAGLITFGAWIFFTGQSFDFAMNRTVAVMVITCPHALGLAIPLVVSRSTSIAATNGFLIRNRSAFEQARNLDSIIFDKTGTLTEGTFTVTNILNFGDDHSDEEILKYAASLEKNSEHPLAKGILEKAGETWEPDEFNSITGKGIEGKVNGKSVKVVSPGYIREQEMEYPKAEVEKVSSQGKTVVFVIIEDQLTGAIALGDQIRESSKNAIDALHKMGIECIMLTGDNQQTADYVAGELGIDQVFAEVLPDEKADKVKEVQGQGKLVAMTGDGVNDAPALAQADVGIAIGAGSDVAVETGDIVLVKDNPEDVTALIKLSKSTYRKMVQNLWWASGYNIGAIPLAAGVLFAWGIILSPAVGAILMSLSTVIVAINARFLKLEN